One part of the Quercus lobata isolate SW786 chromosome 7, ValleyOak3.0 Primary Assembly, whole genome shotgun sequence genome encodes these proteins:
- the LOC115952994 gene encoding UDP-URONIC ACID TRANSPORTER 1, with protein sequence MSSKKQAILVCSLILLWYSSNIGVLLLNKFLLSTYGFRFPIFLTMCHMSACAILSYISIVFFKFVPLQTLKSRNQFLKIATLSLVFCGSVVGGNISLRYLAVSFNQAVGATTPFFTAVFAYIMTLKRESWVTYAALVPVVAGVVIASGGEPGFHLFGFIVCISATAARAFKSVLQGILLSSDGEKLNSMNLLLYMSPIAVLVLLPATLVMEPNVIEVTVSLGKEHKYMWLLLALNSTMAYAANLSNFLVTKHTSALTLQVLGNAKGAVAVVISILLFRNPVTVMGIGGYSITVCGVIAYGEAKRRFK encoded by the exons ATGTCTTCCAAAAAGCAAGCTATTCTCGTATGTTCCCTCATCCTTCTATGGTACTCATCCAACATTGGTGTCCTTCTCCTCAACAAGTTCTTGCTCTCTACCTATGGCTTCAGGTTCCCAATCTTCCTCACAATGTGTCACATGTCAGCCTGTGCTATCCTCAGCTATATCTCCATTGTGTTCTTCAAGTTTGTCCCACTCCAGACCCTCAAATCTCGTAACCAGTTCCTAAAGATTGCAACTTTAAGCCTTGTCTTTTGTGGGTCGGTTGTTGGTGGCAATATCTCTCTTAGGTACCTTGCTGTGTCGTTTAACCAGGCTGTCGGTGCAACCACGCCATTTTTCACAGCGGTTTTTGCCTACATTATGACCCTTAAGAGAGAATCTTGGGTTACCTATGCTGCTCTTGTGCCTGTTGTTGCAGGTGTTGTGATTGCCAGTGGg GGGGAGCCAGGTTTCCATTTGTTTGGATTCATTGTGTGCATAAGTGCAACAGCTGCAAGGGCCTTTAAGTCTGTTCTTCAGGGTATCCTACTTTCATCTGATGG GGAAAAATTGAACTCAATGAATTTGCTACTATACATGTCACCAATTGCAGTTCTGGTTTTATTGCCTGCAACGCTTGTAATGGAGCCCAATGTCATAGAAGTTACCGTATCACTTGGAAAAGAACATAAATACATGTGGCTGCTGCTTGCTCTTAATTCAACAATGGCCTATGCAGCTAACTTGTCAAACTTCTTGGTGACAAAACATACAAGTGCATTAACACTACAG GTATTAGGAAATGCAAAAGGCGCTGTTGCTGTTGTAATCTCAATACTCTTGTTCAGAAATCCTGTTACAGTTATGGGCATTGGTGGGTACTCAATAACCGTTTGTGGAGTGATCGCTTATGGAGAAGCCAAGAGGAGGTTTAAATGA